In Marinitoga litoralis, the following proteins share a genomic window:
- the cmr6 gene encoding type III-B CRISPR module RAMP protein Cmr6, translating to MIDLKHFIHKPNEIKNSSLYYDKFVFSEKRIMEKDNNTVNEIKKILNNDTKDNNIRKNMNRLRNINTLFILNDTKDIRDLASGKKDQVLEKQIKQRYKNILKDLVIKDLSKKIELTKNIRHNMINSLKNRYDIISYKIYTKTPFLVGAGIPSIDEIGFYWSRNLGIPIIPGTTIKGAFRKFLESKKSNFIKEIFGEEDKKGCVSFLDAIPIKDIELGIEYQTPHFQKYYNENQPPNDVYNPVPLNFLSVFKGNFRVDIIIERNNNKITEEIQNNFKNFIEFYGLGAKTSMGYGRFKINGQL from the coding sequence GTGATTGATTTGAAGCATTTTATACATAAACCAAATGAAATAAAAAACTCAAGTTTATATTATGATAAATTTGTATTTAGTGAAAAAAGAATTATGGAAAAAGATAATAATACTGTGAATGAAATAAAAAAAATATTAAACAATGATACTAAAGATAATAATATTAGAAAAAATATGAATAGATTAAGAAATATAAATACACTTTTTATACTAAATGATACAAAAGATATTAGAGATTTAGCAAGTGGAAAAAAAGATCAAGTTTTAGAAAAACAGATAAAGCAAAGGTATAAAAATATCTTAAAAGATTTAGTAATAAAAGATCTTAGTAAGAAAATAGAATTAACAAAAAATATAAGACATAATATGATAAACTCTTTAAAAAATAGATATGATATTATTAGTTATAAAATATATACAAAAACACCATTTTTAGTAGGAGCTGGTATTCCTTCAATTGATGAAATTGGATTTTATTGGAGTAGAAACTTAGGAATACCTATAATACCTGGAACAACAATAAAAGGTGCCTTTAGAAAATTTTTAGAATCAAAAAAATCAAATTTTATTAAAGAAATTTTTGGTGAAGAAGATAAGAAAGGTTGTGTATCTTTTTTAGATGCCATTCCAATAAAAGATATTGAACTTGGAATTGAATATCAAACACCACATTTTCAAAAATATTATAACGAAAATCAACCACCAAATGATGTATATAATCCAGTACCTTTAAATTTTTTAAGCGTATTTAAAGGTAATTTTAGAGTAGATATTATAATAGAAAGAAATAACAATAAAATAACAGAAGAAATCCAAAATAATTTTAAGAATTTTATAGAATTTTATGGTCTTGGAGCAAAAACATCAATGGGATATGGAAGATTTAAAATTAACGGGCAGCTTTAA
- the cmr5 gene encoding type III-B CRISPR module-associated protein Cmr5 codes for MKRENSTKKIAKDLVLKNSNRLNEDNKKIYRSLGSMIIQNGLYGTLVFLKAKGETHHLAVFGDIQHFLKEKNLFQGNDLLEFLENTENLSVIQDRVLEFTNWYRRYADIFIGGD; via the coding sequence ATGAAAAGAGAAAACAGCACTAAAAAGATTGCTAAAGATTTAGTATTAAAAAATTCAAATAGATTGAATGAGGATAATAAAAAAATATATAGATCATTAGGTTCAATGATAATTCAAAATGGATTATATGGAACATTAGTTTTTTTGAAAGCGAAAGGTGAAACACATCATTTAGCAGTTTTTGGCGATATACAACATTTTTTAAAAGAAAAAAATCTTTTTCAAGGCAATGATTTACTTGAATTTCTTGAAAATACAGAAAATTTATCTGTAATACAAGATAGAGTTTTAGAATTTACTAATTGGTATAGAAGATATGCTGATATATTTATAGGTGGTGATTGA
- the cmr4 gene encoding type III-B CRISPR module RAMP protein Cmr4 has translation MSGKIGFLYAVTQIHAGKGMDVGVVDQPIQREVHTGFPIISGIKGAIRNEIDFGNDEKLVFGSRPDEETNPGYVTFSEAKILFFPLRSINRGMIWVTCPLVLSRLKTAFEVVGNSEIVNKIDEFLKDIENKEYSTFDEDKVSLEEYVIEPEKSDKFKNLIERIKDVAPDNYLKDVLVDNTVLLKDEDFAFFVKNSTEVLPRIRIDKDTGVVKEGALWYEEYLPQDTIMFFIVKPLKNNDELINIVLKKLDNQYINVGGKTSVGKGFAFIKLM, from the coding sequence TTGAGTGGAAAAATAGGTTTTTTATATGCAGTTACACAAATTCATGCAGGTAAAGGTATGGATGTAGGAGTAGTTGATCAACCTATACAAAGAGAAGTTCATACAGGATTTCCAATAATATCAGGTATAAAAGGTGCAATAAGAAATGAAATTGATTTTGGAAATGATGAAAAATTAGTGTTTGGTTCTCGTCCAGATGAAGAAACAAATCCTGGATACGTAACATTTTCAGAAGCAAAAATATTATTTTTCCCATTAAGAAGTATAAATAGAGGTATGATATGGGTTACATGTCCATTGGTATTGTCAAGATTAAAAACAGCTTTTGAAGTAGTGGGTAATAGTGAAATTGTAAATAAAATTGATGAATTTTTAAAAGATATTGAAAATAAGGAATATTCTACATTTGATGAGGATAAAGTTAGTCTTGAAGAATATGTAATTGAACCAGAAAAATCAGATAAGTTTAAAAATTTAATCGAAAGAATAAAAGATGTTGCTCCTGATAATTATTTAAAAGATGTATTAGTTGATAATACAGTTCTATTAAAAGATGAAGATTTTGCATTTTTTGTAAAAAATTCTACTGAAGTATTACCAAGAATAAGAATTGATAAAGATACAGGTGTGGTAAAAGAAGGTGCTTTGTGGTATGAAGAATATTTACCTCAAGATACTATTATGTTTTTTATAGTCAAACCATTAAAAAATAATGATGAATTAATTAATATAGTTTTAAAAAAATTAGATAATCAATATATAAATGTAGGTGGAAAAACTTCAGTTGGTAAAGGTTTCGCTTTTATAAAATTAATGTGA
- the cmr3 gene encoding type III-B CRISPR module-associated protein Cmr3, which translates to MKIKTLYIKPIDYVGFRKSKTFSHSEEAIFPNIKTFYGAILGAYLRKNNLKPSDIEEIINSKKLKIVGPFLSDVNENIYFKIPAIIKQNEETKEYFKGKIDENFSFVVNSKELYGIKYDSMRNLKEPKKSLISLNELEEIKKGNIAIEDTIPEIFNREEKIGIALENRKSKEGMLYSYSYFRFKENAGFVLFVEKDELNILNEIDYITLGTKGKLAKLEIKEIETTIFDKVPDSKKGLMLLTPAYFYNGVLPINNENIIAVANYKPENIGFWNLKNKKPGELFKVVPSGSVYYINSEFNNEYKHNFTDKFSEYNFGKYIEIKL; encoded by the coding sequence ATGAAGATTAAAACATTATACATTAAACCAATAGATTATGTGGGATTTAGAAAATCAAAAACATTTTCACATTCAGAAGAAGCTATTTTTCCTAATATTAAAACTTTTTATGGAGCAATTTTAGGTGCTTATTTAAGAAAAAATAATTTAAAGCCAAGTGATATAGAAGAAATAATTAACTCAAAAAAACTTAAAATTGTTGGTCCTTTTTTGTCTGATGTAAATGAAAATATATACTTCAAAATTCCAGCAATTATAAAACAAAATGAAGAAACAAAAGAATATTTTAAAGGAAAAATTGATGAGAATTTTTCTTTTGTGGTAAATAGTAAAGAATTATACGGAATAAAATATGACTCTATGAGAAATTTAAAAGAACCTAAAAAATCTCTTATTTCATTAAATGAATTAGAAGAAATAAAAAAAGGAAATATTGCAATTGAAGATACCATTCCTGAAATATTTAATAGAGAAGAAAAAATAGGAATAGCATTAGAAAATAGAAAATCTAAAGAAGGTATGTTATATTCATATTCATATTTTAGATTTAAAGAAAATGCTGGATTTGTGCTTTTTGTTGAAAAAGATGAATTAAATATTTTAAATGAAATTGATTATATAACATTAGGTACAAAAGGTAAATTAGCTAAATTAGAAATAAAAGAAATAGAAACTACGATATTTGATAAGGTTCCTGATAGTAAGAAAGGTTTAATGTTGTTAACACCAGCATATTTTTATAATGGTGTATTGCCAATAAATAATGAAAACATTATAGCTGTAGCAAATTATAAGCCAGAAAATATTGGATTTTGGAATTTAAAAAATAAAAAACCTGGAGAATTATTTAAAGTAGTACCTTCTGGTAGTGTTTATTATATAAATAGTGAATTTAATAATGAATATAAGCATAATTTTACAGATAAATTTAGTGAATATAATTTTGGAAAATATATAGAGATAAAATTATAA
- the cas10 gene encoding type III-B CRISPR-associated protein Cas10/Cmr2: MNWENKIIALLHDPIEKAINITNHENIADERLRKFKLYIKNKNFDYLSSAADRILFPKEKEHFSKRYSLDINLHPEYIHPLTGEKLEDYFNEEFKKEIRKINSDEITKKLEFVDNDYRKTYYKLWWELPELLNISYMLPADTRIPSHSIIDHLDSASAMSVSDNLSLILVSIGPVQEFIAAGRSTIDLKIGSYILSYLIFQGIKIIGEKYGYDNVIFPYMRGNYFVKKELEKLGLNLKTNADPSVASLPNVFTAIVPSKDVQNLKIEINDAIKNEMKNISEYIKSYILKNEDEKIKVKTLSNFDKWDQQVSQFPTIIVIEQKIEDIENIIEEHYNYTKDEKIKKLFNEIKGLENTYTIKNISFYGVYSELLGIKSALRKATRDFTQLYEDSEEHGDDISGNNKSLIEVETMYENEIKNEKLSALSAIKRFFVNYLKEIGYIEAYNKLKDIRSTKDIAGKYNLAVLLMDGDNMGKWISGNLGPSIKNRLHSKIASELKRENEEYIKILDEIHFVTPAYQRMISRTLNHFSNFVPKIVEEFDGLLIYAGGDDVLALFPSNKVFNAANKLRKVYSGIGDVSIDNYVFKKGWCYLNNIPIFNMMGKTATMSAGITISKHNFNLKLALNKAREMEKLAKDNEERNTKKNSFAIATIRRSGQVTHSKSFWDIEMYDVLAKAQDFIEKFENEKSIKNLISRLKNEYINFCLDELGNEIMSIQDFRDKVIPYIENRMKLKLKNEVKVLFDENMNFNKEKILNYFNTLENIEYSRRENKYED, from the coding sequence GTGAATTGGGAAAATAAAATAATAGCGTTATTACATGATCCAATAGAAAAAGCTATTAATATTACTAATCATGAAAATATTGCAGATGAAAGACTAAGAAAATTCAAATTATATATAAAAAATAAAAACTTTGATTATTTATCAAGTGCAGCAGATAGAATATTATTTCCAAAAGAAAAAGAACATTTTTCTAAAAGATATTCATTGGACATAAATTTACATCCTGAATATATTCATCCTTTAACTGGAGAAAAGTTAGAAGACTATTTTAATGAAGAATTCAAAAAAGAAATTAGAAAAATTAATTCTGATGAAATCACAAAAAAATTAGAATTTGTTGATAATGATTATAGGAAAACATATTATAAATTATGGTGGGAGTTACCAGAATTATTAAATATATCATATATGTTACCTGCAGATACTAGAATACCAAGCCATTCAATTATTGATCATTTAGACAGTGCATCTGCAATGAGCGTTTCTGATAATCTTTCTTTGATATTAGTTTCTATAGGACCAGTTCAAGAGTTTATTGCAGCTGGTAGAAGTACAATAGATCTTAAAATAGGTAGTTATATATTATCCTATTTAATATTTCAAGGTATTAAGATTATTGGTGAAAAATATGGATATGATAATGTTATATTCCCATATATGAGAGGAAATTATTTTGTTAAAAAAGAATTAGAAAAATTAGGATTAAATTTAAAAACAAATGCCGATCCTTCAGTTGCATCCTTGCCAAATGTATTTACTGCAATAGTTCCTTCAAAAGATGTTCAAAATTTAAAAATTGAAATTAATGACGCAATAAAAAATGAAATGAAAAATATTAGTGAATATATAAAATCCTATATATTGAAAAATGAAGACGAAAAAATAAAAGTAAAAACATTAAGCAATTTTGATAAATGGGATCAACAAGTTTCTCAATTTCCAACAATAATTGTTATTGAACAAAAAATAGAAGATATAGAAAATATTATAGAAGAACATTATAACTATACAAAAGATGAAAAAATAAAGAAATTATTTAATGAAATAAAAGGATTAGAAAATACATATACAATAAAAAATATTTCTTTCTATGGTGTGTATAGTGAGTTATTAGGTATAAAAAGTGCGTTAAGAAAAGCTACTAGGGATTTTACGCAATTATATGAAGATAGTGAAGAACACGGTGATGATATTAGTGGTAATAATAAATCATTAATTGAAGTAGAAACTATGTATGAAAATGAAATAAAAAATGAAAAACTTTCTGCATTATCGGCAATAAAAAGATTTTTTGTTAATTATTTAAAAGAAATTGGTTATATAGAAGCATATAATAAATTAAAAGACATTAGGTCAACAAAGGATATAGCAGGTAAATATAACTTAGCTGTATTATTAATGGATGGAGACAATATGGGTAAATGGATTTCTGGAAATTTAGGTCCTTCTATAAAAAATAGATTGCATTCAAAAATCGCATCTGAATTAAAAAGAGAAAATGAAGAATATATAAAAATTTTAGATGAAATTCATTTTGTAACTCCAGCATATCAAAGAATGATTAGTAGAACATTAAATCATTTTTCAAATTTTGTTCCAAAAATAGTTGAAGAATTTGATGGATTACTAATATATGCTGGTGGTGATGATGTTTTAGCATTATTCCCTTCAAATAAAGTATTTAATGCTGCAAATAAATTAAGAAAAGTATATTCTGGAATTGGTGATGTAAGTATAGATAATTATGTATTTAAAAAAGGTTGGTGTTATTTGAATAACATTCCAATATTTAATATGATGGGAAAGACTGCAACTATGAGTGCTGGAATTACCATTTCTAAACATAATTTTAATCTTAAATTAGCTTTAAATAAAGCAAGAGAAATGGAAAAATTAGCAAAAGATAACGAAGAAAGAAATACGAAAAAGAACAGTTTTGCTATTGCTACTATAAGAAGAAGTGGTCAAGTAACTCATTCAAAAAGTTTTTGGGATATTGAAATGTATGATGTATTAGCAAAGGCACAAGATTTTATTGAAAAATTTGAAAATGAAAAGTCTATTAAAAACTTAATTAGTAGATTAAAAAATGAATATATTAATTTTTGTTTAGATGAATTAGGAAATGAAATAATGTCAATACAAGATTTTAGAGATAAGGTTATTCCATATATAGAAAACAGAATGAAATTAAAGTTAAAGAATGAAGTTAAAGTATTATTTGATGAAAATATGAATTTCAACAAAGAAAAAATTTTGAATTATTTTAATACCCTTGAAAATATAGAATATTCAAGAAGGGAGAATAAATATGAAGATTAA
- the cmr1 gene encoding type III-B CRISPR module RAMP protein Cmr1, with protein sequence MNLLEYEIVTTSPMFASRNGKTFELTSQSVRGVLRFWFRAVLPRVLNIHYYNGQEENFIGLKKAEELIFGSTKRKSSFDVIIEEIDVQKSRNTDEFAPGRYNKYGIYGVENREFLKEDSKIKITFVIKDEKIKELLNNLLILTSLVGGFGAKSRKGFGSFKINNLDNVKLGDVLNKIDEENKKIFLNDKFELKPTEFNGEVADYPVLVRGYYKSFSNDKKYKSFKDVYNYLFRTAQSFNQKGVYTKTKLKLRKKGGDSFKTAIYDVEKNKGERNIVFHQSILGLPINYKTWDGQHKGLSGGNYSLKSKKTDRKASPLFISVHKNDNGYTISFLVLKSRLTNNEPNLIFQKAGKRIFVKGNENYDELIEELKNNVRG encoded by the coding sequence GTGAATTTATTAGAGTATGAAATAGTCACTACTTCGCCAATGTTTGCAAGTCGTAATGGAAAAACTTTTGAATTAACGTCTCAAAGTGTGAGAGGAGTGTTAAGGTTTTGGTTTAGGGCGGTTTTACCTAGAGTATTAAATATTCATTATTATAATGGACAAGAAGAAAATTTTATTGGATTAAAAAAAGCAGAAGAGTTAATTTTTGGTTCAACCAAAAGAAAATCATCATTTGATGTTATTATTGAAGAAATTGATGTGCAAAAAAGCAGAAATACTGATGAGTTTGCACCTGGTAGGTATAATAAATATGGTATATATGGTGTAGAAAATAGGGAATTTTTAAAAGAAGATTCAAAAATTAAAATAACTTTTGTAATTAAAGATGAAAAAATAAAAGAATTATTAAACAACTTATTAATTCTTACATCTTTAGTAGGTGGCTTTGGAGCTAAATCGAGAAAAGGGTTTGGAAGCTTTAAAATAAATAATTTAGATAATGTGAAATTAGGAGATGTATTAAACAAAATAGATGAAGAAAACAAAAAAATATTTTTAAATGATAAGTTTGAATTAAAACCTACAGAATTTAATGGCGAAGTTGCTGATTATCCTGTATTGGTAAGAGGGTATTATAAAAGTTTTTCAAATGATAAAAAATATAAATCTTTCAAAGATGTATATAATTATTTATTTAGAACAGCTCAAAGTTTTAATCAAAAGGGAGTTTATACAAAAACCAAATTAAAATTAAGAAAAAAAGGTGGGGACTCATTTAAAACAGCAATATATGATGTTGAAAAAAATAAAGGTGAACGAAATATAGTATTTCATCAGTCAATTTTAGGATTGCCAATAAACTATAAAACATGGGATGGACAACATAAAGGTTTAAGTGGTGGCAATTATTCATTAAAATCCAAAAAAACAGACAGAAAGGCTTCGCCGCTGTTTATTTCTGTACATAAGAACGATAATGGTTATACAATTAGTTTTTTAGTTTTAAAAAGCAGATTAACAAATAATGAACCAAATTTAATATTTCAAAAAGCTGGAAAAAGAATTTTTGTGAAAGGTAATGAAAATTATGATGAATTAATTGAAGAATTAAAAAATAATGTTAGGGGGTAA
- a CDS encoding PIN domain-containing protein, translated as MKYDEIFENLFDIEEKEENNLKIEVYLKNKIVLSKELKYDEIIIGRSVESDVDISEFDSEKSFSRKILRILRVEGKYYVEDISNNEVILNKKVMEKDKRYEIRNGDKMIINRKIGIKFITNNEEIIPNEITITNKKIILDTNVLINDVEIIDKLISQKNKIIIPYEILEELDNLKRKKDLQSNINKIHKKLEKYSEKKIVDFRLSDISNLPPELKTSKADNIILSVAIKEKDCIFLTSDKNLKLKARGLGIDVRDLNEI; from the coding sequence TTGAAATATGATGAAATCTTTGAAAATTTATTTGATATTGAGGAAAAAGAAGAAAATAATTTGAAAATAGAGGTATATTTAAAAAATAAAATAGTTTTGTCTAAAGAATTAAAATATGATGAAATAATAATTGGAAGAAGCGTTGAATCAGATGTGGATATTTCTGAATTTGATTCTGAAAAAAGTTTCTCAAGAAAAATATTGAGAATTTTAAGAGTAGAAGGGAAATATTATGTTGAAGATATTTCTAATAATGAAGTAATATTAAATAAAAAAGTAATGGAAAAGGATAAGAGATATGAAATAAGAAATGGAGATAAAATGATAATAAATAGAAAAATCGGAATAAAATTTATTACAAATAACGAAGAAATTATTCCAAATGAAATTACGATAACAAATAAAAAGATAATATTAGATACTAATGTTTTGATAAATGATGTGGAAATAATAGATAAATTAATATCTCAAAAAAATAAAATAATAATTCCATATGAAATTTTAGAAGAGTTAGATAATTTAAAAAGAAAGAAAGACTTACAATCAAATATTAATAAGATTCATAAGAAATTAGAAAAATATAGTGAAAAAAAAATAGTTGATTTTAGATTAAGTGATATAAGTAATTTGCCACCTGAATTAAAAACAAGCAAAGCAGATAATATTATTCTTTCCGTAGCAATAAAAGAAAAAGATTGTATATTTTTAACTTCTGATAAAAATTTAAAATTAAAAGCTAGAGGATTAGGAATTGATGTGAGAGATTTAAATGAAATATAA
- a CDS encoding vWA domain-containing protein, producing MKELVLSYNFDKPYVYSGSKEDTYVNLLLEVKPGDELRKEEYAVKGTDFCIVLDVSGSMNEYIENGITKLETAVKSTKNLYQFLTPEDSISLIIYHSFPVVILDHAKNLSEEEFNNAVEKAYNESGATNISAALAKARELLKINTGNTKKIIFLTDGLPVEDREEDGIREGILIAEENISITALGIGKDFNYSFIEKIVKPGRGTTDWIKNASQSIKVFENVLKRSKSVVVNEIEIEIKVSEKVRVNDYYRAVPETTYYGKMELDKDRIYKIKLDDVENNRFYQYVFEIAIPSAKNEYDGKFRVMSAKLKYHIPATNERKEDNVDIVIDMTSDYEKSNYEYQSVKDIVQRCNIKRLDDYLNEYISKNNDRGVLKTLDEIIERAEEIGEDEIAENYRKIKEQYIITKNIPNDLLIAASNSSTKINDEGFITDDEDLEALYNDIF from the coding sequence TTGAAAGAATTAGTACTATCTTATAACTTTGATAAGCCTTATGTTTATTCTGGTTCAAAAGAAGATACATATGTAAATTTATTATTAGAAGTAAAACCTGGTGATGAATTAAGAAAAGAAGAATATGCAGTAAAAGGAACTGATTTTTGTATTGTTTTAGATGTATCTGGTTCAATGAATGAATATATTGAAAATGGAATAACAAAATTAGAAACAGCTGTAAAATCAACAAAAAATTTATATCAATTTTTAACTCCTGAAGATAGTATAAGTTTAATAATATATCATTCATTTCCAGTTGTAATATTAGATCATGCAAAAAATTTAAGTGAAGAAGAATTTAATAATGCAGTTGAAAAAGCATATAATGAATCTGGAGCAACAAATATTTCAGCAGCTTTAGCAAAAGCAAGAGAATTATTAAAAATAAATACAGGAAATACAAAAAAAATTATATTTTTAACTGATGGATTACCAGTAGAAGATAGAGAAGAAGATGGAATAAGAGAAGGAATATTAATAGCAGAAGAAAATATTAGTATAACGGCTCTTGGTATAGGTAAAGATTTTAATTACTCATTTATTGAAAAAATAGTTAAACCAGGAAGAGGAACTACAGATTGGATAAAAAATGCTTCACAATCAATTAAAGTATTTGAAAATGTATTAAAAAGATCTAAATCAGTTGTAGTAAATGAAATTGAAATTGAAATAAAAGTATCAGAAAAAGTTAGAGTTAATGATTATTATAGGGCAGTACCTGAAACTACATATTATGGAAAAATGGAATTAGATAAAGATAGAATATATAAAATTAAATTAGATGATGTTGAAAATAATAGATTCTATCAATATGTATTTGAAATTGCAATACCATCAGCAAAAAATGAATATGATGGAAAATTTAGAGTAATGTCAGCAAAATTAAAATATCATATTCCAGCAACAAATGAAAGAAAAGAAGATAATGTAGATATAGTAATTGATATGACAAGTGATTATGAAAAATCTAATTATGAATATCAAAGTGTAAAAGATATAGTTCAAAGATGTAATATTAAAAGATTAGATGATTATTTAAATGAATATATTAGTAAAAATAATGATAGAGGTGTATTAAAAACTTTAGATGAAATAATTGAAAGAGCTGAAGAAATAGGAGAAGATGAAATAGCTGAAAATTATAGAAAAATAAAAGAACAATATATTATAACAAAAAATATTCCAAATGATTTATTAATTGCAGCATCAAATTCATCAACAAAAATAAATGATGAAGGATTTATAACAGATGATGAAGATTTAGAAGCATTATATAATGATATATTTTAA
- a CDS encoding coiled-coil domain-containing protein, which yields MSGKIISYVFILIVVFAVLAIVFPDSTKGFFAKTNVQIEKIEKNNTVENSIEILKSRIEDMENEYYSKLEKVAEIKSRKINIEKEIKNLEKQIIDSEENIKKLAEIYNTAKSQGKEEVEIGNKKYTLNDLIEMAKALKNEIKNNLKTQIEQKNQVYEEILMALNKANDSLEEYRTKIEEEKARLARVTAKKMSLEIKKELKGFEDEFMTGKYTKTGEDIEKALDEELMKYEAREEVMNSNELKDINEISKELDKISTNEEIDEEIKELFNIE from the coding sequence GTGAGTGGGAAAATTATATCGTATGTATTTATATTGATAGTGGTTTTTGCAGTATTAGCAATAGTATTTCCTGATTCAACAAAAGGTTTTTTTGCAAAAACAAATGTACAAATAGAAAAAATAGAAAAAAATAACACAGTTGAAAACTCAATTGAAATATTAAAATCTAGAATAGAAGATATGGAAAATGAATATTATAGCAAATTAGAAAAAGTTGCAGAAATAAAGTCAAGAAAAATAAATATAGAGAAAGAAATAAAAAATTTAGAAAAACAAATAATAGATAGTGAAGAAAATATAAAGAAATTAGCAGAAATATATAACACAGCAAAAAGTCAAGGAAAAGAAGAAGTTGAAATTGGTAACAAAAAATATACTTTAAATGATTTAATTGAAATGGCAAAAGCTTTGAAAAATGAAATAAAAAATAATTTAAAAACACAAATTGAACAAAAAAATCAAGTATATGAAGAAATACTTATGGCATTAAATAAAGCAAATGATTCATTAGAAGAATATAGGACAAAAATAGAAGAAGAAAAAGCAAGATTAGCAAGAGTAACTGCAAAGAAAATGAGTTTAGAAATAAAAAAAGAATTAAAAGGATTTGAAGATGAATTTATGACAGGTAAATATACAAAAACAGGAGAAGATATAGAAAAAGCATTAGATGAAGAATTAATGAAATATGAAGCTAGAGAAGAAGTTATGAATTCTAATGAATTAAAAGATATAAATGAAATATCAAAAGAACTTGATAAAATTAGTACAAATGAAGAAATAGATGAAGAAATAAAAGAATTATTTAATATAGAATAA
- a CDS encoding FHA domain-containing protein, whose protein sequence is MKICLNCLKEYDDDFQDEFCECGGFIKEQTGKKIEKEMDEFLSVLNVIHTDNDFESIDTSELINEENNENDSFNVSINESINSSDDVDLENSEGILLKVYSSKKELIEKRFLYDEILIGRKNPETDIDLENFDLEKEISKRHVKILRENNEYYLLRLTKKTPIYLNQNIVKVGEKVKLNDSDKIIISKKIGIQVSFNQL, encoded by the coding sequence ATGAAGATATGCTTAAATTGTTTAAAAGAATATGATGATGATTTTCAAGATGAATTTTGTGAATGTGGTGGATTTATTAAAGAACAAACAGGGAAAAAAATAGAAAAAGAAATGGACGAATTTTTAAGTGTATTAAATGTTATACATACAGATAATGATTTTGAATCAATTGATACTAGTGAATTAATTAATGAAGAGAACAATGAAAATGATTCATTCAATGTGTCTATTAATGAATCTATTAATAGTTCTGATGATGTTGATTTGGAAAATAGTGAAGGGATTTTATTAAAAGTATATTCTAGTAAGAAAGAATTAATAGAAAAAAGATTTTTATATGATGAAATACTAATTGGAAGAAAAAATCCCGAAACAGATATAGATTTAGAAAATTTTGATTTAGAAAAAGAAATAAGCAAAAGACATGTAAAAATCTTAAGAGAAAATAATGAATACTACTTATTAAGACTAACAAAAAAAACACCTATATATTTAAATCAAAACATTGTTAAAGTAGGTGAAAAGGTAAAATTAAATGATTCGGATAAAATAATAATATCTAAAAAGATAGGAATACAAGTTTCATTTAATCAATTATGA